From Rhodovibrio salinarum DSM 9154:
GTGCTGCGCAAGTTGCGCCAGTTGAACGAAGCGAACCACCAACTGGTCGATGCGTTGGAGGACTCCAGGCGTACGGAACGGGCGACGGCCACCTTCTTCGCCAGCATGAGTCATGAGTTGCGCACCCCGTTGAACGCGGTGATCGGCTTCGCTGAAGTGATCGAGCGGGAGAGCTTTGGCCCGATTTCCGACTCGCGCTATGCCGAGTATGCCGGTGATATCCGGCGCAGTGGCGAGCATTTGCTGTCTCTCATCAACGGCATCCTTGATATCAGCCGGTTGGATGCGGGTCAGCACATCCTCTATCCCGAAGAACTCGACCTCGGCGCCGAGGTGAACTGGGTTCTGCGCATGTTGCAACCGCTGTGCGAGAGCTACGGAGCGGAAATTCAGCCGGCGCCAGGGTTGGACACGCTGGAGGTGGTATTCGACAAGCGCGCTGTGCGCCAGTTGCTGTTGAACCTGCTATCGAACGCGGTGAAATACGCGGGAGGCGCTGGCACGATCACGCTCCAGGCCGAGCGCGAGGATTCGCAGATCCAACTGTGCGTCGTGGACCAGGGGCCGGGCATGGATGCCGACACGACCGCGCGTCTGTTCGAACCGTTCGCCCGGGCCAAGCGCGCGCATCAGGATTGCGAAGGCACCGGCCTTGGACTGGCGTTGTGCAAGAAGCTGGTCGATTTCGCCGGTGGCGAGATCGAGGTCGACAGCGTCCCGGGGCAGGGCACCCGTGTCGAGGTGATGCTGCCGGATTTGGGCGACATCGAGGATAACGTGGCCACGGAGCGGTCCGTGGCGGCCCGCTAGCGCCAGCGGTCACGGTCCCGATTAGGACGCGTGGTGCCCGGAAGGCTCGCGCATGTCAGAAAAGCCTTGGTGCGGGCGGGGGGACTCGAACCCCCACGGGCATTGCCCAAGCGATTTTAAGTCGCTTGCGTCTACCGGTTCCGCCACGCCCGCGTTTTGGCGCGGTCCCCCATGCGAAGCAGGTCGCGCAGAACCTCTATAGCAACCGCAAAGGTCTCTTTCTAAGGGATTCGTACAGCCCGAACGGGTGCGCGTAGCCGGGCAGGCGTGTGCTCGGTATAGATTAGAACACTTCTAAAGAAACCATTCGGCCAAACGTGCCGGTGTATGCTACATCATGCGCGTCCCGCCGCGCTTGACGGTGGCTCCTTGGAGTCGTCGTCGCGTCGGTTCCAAGCCTTGGAGCGTGCCCACATGATCGAGACCAGCGTCTGGACCGTTTTCATCGCGGCCTTGATCACGGCGCTCGCGACGGGTCTGGGCGCACTGCCGTTCCTGTTCGTGCGCAACCTGACGCGCCGTTGGGAGGCGATCGGCAATGCGATCGCCGCCGGCCTGATGATCGCGGCGTCGATCGGTCTGGTGAAGTCGGGGATCGAGCTATCGGTTCTGCGCACCCTGATCGGCATCGGGTTGGGGGCGATTTTCATGTTCTACAGCCACAAGCTGGTGCACGCGCGCGAGGACCTGACGATCGGCGAATTGACCGGCGCGGATGCGCGCAAGGCGCTGGTGATCGTCGGCGTGATGACGATGCATTCGGCTGCCGAGGGAATCGGTGTTGGCGTCTCGTTCGGCGGGGGCGAGGATCTGGGCGTGCTGATGACGATCGCGATCGCCATCCACAACGTGCCGGAGGGGCTGGCGATCTCGCTCGTACTGGTGCCGCGCGGTGTCTCGGTGTTGATGGCGGCGTGGTGGAGCGTGTTCTCCTCTTTGCCGCAGCCGATCCTGGCGATTCCGGCGTTTATCTTCGTCTGGTTCTTCCAACCGCTGCTGCCCGTGGGCCTGGGGTTGGCGGCCGGGGCGATGTTCTGGATGACCTTCTCGGAAATGATTCCAGAAGCACGTCAGGAGGTTAGCTGGATGGCGGTGATCTCTGCGGTAGGCGGTGCGGTCCTGGCAATGGCGGGGCTCGGCTGGGCCGTTGGCGGACTTTAGCCGCCCAGCGCCTGTATCGGGCCTGTGTCGTCGTATCGGTCGTGTGTCTTTGCCGGCCCCGCCTTCCGCAGCGCGGCACGAGCGGTTAGTCTCCCCGACGCCATGCGCGTTCTCTATCACACCCCTTTGCACCCCGGATGCCGCAAGGTCCGCCTGCAGCTGCAGGAAAAGAGCCTGGCATTCGAACTGAAGACCGAACAGACCTGGCAACGCCGGGAGGGCTTCTTGCGCCTGAACCCGGCGGGCGAGGTGCCGGTGTTGGTCGAGGACAGCGCGGTGATCGCCGAGGCTCCCGTGATCTCCGAGTTCCTGGAGGAGGCCTATCCGGAGATCGACTTGCTGGGCACGGATGCGTTCGAACGGGCGGAGACGCGCCGGCTCGTCTGGTGGTTCGACGCCAAGTTCCACGAGGAGGTCACGCGCAATCTGGTCGACGAGAAGATCTTGAAGCGCCTGATGCGCAGCGGTAACCCGGATAGCCAGGCGATCCGCTGTGGCCATGCCAATATCGGCTATCACCTGGCCTACATCGCGTGGCTGTGCGACCGGCGAACCTGGCTGGCGGGCGACAGTTTTTCGCTGGCCGACATCGCGGCCGCCGCGCAGCTTTCGGCGGTCGACTACCTGGGCGACGTGCCGTGGGAGGATGTGCCGGGCGCCAAGGACTGGTACGCCCGGGTCAAGTCGCGCCCGTCGATGCGCGGCATCCTGGCCGAGAACATCCCCGGGTTTCCGCCGCCGGACCATTACGCCGATCTGGATTTTTGACCGTCAACGTGGCGGGGCATCAACTGTTAAGCGGCGGGGACGGGGCCTCAAACCCGCATGGATCATGGCATTTGTCCGCTGACTGGCGCATGGTCCACACGTGTCTTAAGGTCGGGCCATGGCCCCATCGTCGACCTGCCCAGAGCTGCTTTCCCAACTAGGTGACCTGCTGGGTCCACGTCACGTCGTCACCGAGCGGGATGAAATCGCCCCGCGCCTGATCGACTGGCGGCGGAAGTACACCGGCAACGCTTTGGCGCTGGTCAAGCCCGGCACCACCGCGGAGGTCGCGGCGGTTGTGCGGGCCTGTGCCGATTGCAGGACGCCGATCGTGCCGCAGGGCGGCCACACCAGCCTGGTCGGCGGCAGCACG
This genomic window contains:
- a CDS encoding ZIP family metal transporter; its protein translation is MIETSVWTVFIAALITALATGLGALPFLFVRNLTRRWEAIGNAIAAGLMIAASIGLVKSGIELSVLRTLIGIGLGAIFMFYSHKLVHAREDLTIGELTGADARKALVIVGVMTMHSAAEGIGVGVSFGGGEDLGVLMTIAIAIHNVPEGLAISLVLVPRGVSVLMAAWWSVFSSLPQPILAIPAFIFVWFFQPLLPVGLGLAAGAMFWMTFSEMIPEARQEVSWMAVISAVGGAVLAMAGLGWAVGGL
- a CDS encoding glutathione S-transferase family protein — protein: MRVLYHTPLHPGCRKVRLQLQEKSLAFELKTEQTWQRREGFLRLNPAGEVPVLVEDSAVIAEAPVISEFLEEAYPEIDLLGTDAFERAETRRLVWWFDAKFHEEVTRNLVDEKILKRLMRSGNPDSQAIRCGHANIGYHLAYIAWLCDRRTWLAGDSFSLADIAAAAQLSAVDYLGDVPWEDVPGAKDWYARVKSRPSMRGILAENIPGFPPPDHYADLDF
- a CDS encoding sensor histidine kinase, with the protein product MIPAPRPHDETARLRALRAHIDIQNARDDGVQAVAEMAARAVGVPIALVSLVDDTEQLFAGCVGLDAERTSRDVAFCAYTILSDDILEVRDARQDPRFVQNPLVTGPPYIRFYAGAPLTSAEGHRLGTLCLIDSHPRQLNTQQRQLLRDMAETASRVLRKLRQLNEANHQLVDALEDSRRTERATATFFASMSHELRTPLNAVIGFAEVIERESFGPISDSRYAEYAGDIRRSGEHLLSLINGILDISRLDAGQHILYPEELDLGAEVNWVLRMLQPLCESYGAEIQPAPGLDTLEVVFDKRAVRQLLLNLLSNAVKYAGGAGTITLQAEREDSQIQLCVVDQGPGMDADTTARLFEPFARAKRAHQDCEGTGLGLALCKKLVDFAGGEIEVDSVPGQGTRVEVMLPDLGDIEDNVATERSVAAR